The window gttaatggttatatgtaagccacattgagcctgcaaaaggtgggaaaatgtgggatacaaatgtaacaataataataataatagtaacatagtagatgacggcagagatagacctgcacggtccacccagtctgccgaacaagataactcacatgtgctactttttgtgtatacctgaccttgattagtatctgccattttcacgccacagaccgtagaagtctgctccgcctcccaaccaccagccccgccccccaccacccccagctctgccacccaatctgtgCATAGTATGGAGATAGTTATGAGATAATTATGAGATAGTTCAGGCTTGAATTTCTATAAGGAAATTAAATTTTGTATTAAATGTAACATTTCACTGAAAGTCCATGAAAAAGGAGCATAATGGGTAAGGGATAGAATATGACGCTATCAATTAGGGCCAtgcttactaagctgtgctataggcactctatcgtttttagcacgcgctacaaATTAATGCATATTAAAGATACCATATCTCTAGAATTAGTGCTCgctaaaacgctagtgcaccttagtaaacagggccctaaggataTAATGAGTGTCTTTTTAAATGCAAAGAATGCAGAGTGCACCTCAATATTGTACACACTGAATATTGCAGCTTGTGTTTTGAGCTGGCATTATATTTTCTTCTGAAGTATATTGGATCACTAAAAAATGGTCTGATGTTCCAAGGGGCCATCTTTAAGGGGTTTGAGGTTTTCTAATTTTAGCACTCACCCCCATCTTTATGAGAAAAAGACTATCCCAATCAATGCTTCAATAGACATCCCAATATACCTTCCTACATGAGGCTCCCACCCACCCACAACAGCTTACCAGCCTTCTACAGCAACTGCCCCAGAAAAATGCCCCACCACCCCCAGCTCTCTGATTAGATCACCATCTATCCAATGAAACTCCTACCCTAATGCCCCTTGGACCTAGAGGTTAACACACAAGCAACCCCTACTCACTCCTGCTCCCAATGCTGCCAAGTTTAAAATGGTATCAAAAATAAAGCAGACCCTCCCAAATATTAAGTATGTCTTGCAAACACATTTTTCTCAAATAGTATTAAAAAAGTATTGTGAAGGATCTTCAGACCAGAGGCATTACAGATTCCAATAGAATATGATTTTCACCAAGGAACCACCCTCTGTAAAACGATCATTAGATCCTATTGTGAATATAATACTGTATCAGGGACCCtattacagagcggcagtaagcccaatgtccCACCCCAAGTTGGTGCCATTTCCGggataaaaagaaaaaccctagaaatggcttgcatggtgatAACCCGGTGGAAATTGGGCatcgccacatgctgcccagttagcgctgGATTAGCACGGGATCCCTTATCGCCTCCTCAGTGGTAGAGGCTCCCCATcagatggccatgtggtaaaagttctcttaccacatggccatgtgtgtctgaaggctttttacccactgctgtaaaaagggccctggcacacgggaaaaacggcccccaccactagcgcaggtaaaaggactcctcaatgGTGCCTCTTGACCTCCAATGGTAGTCTGCAGATACTACTGCTAGATGTCACGCTGCCTATTAAGGTTGAATAATGCAGAGAATAAGAATTCACAATGAAAAGATTCTGGCAAATGAGCTGACAGGTGACAACAGTGACGGGTGAAGAAAGTGAAGTAGATTTGGGACTCAGTTGGTTACACTGAAATCTAAAGGAATCCCTTTCTATGCTATTGAATGTTTTACATAGGAGATGCCATTAACTTTTATTGCATCCACACCTATGGTGCTTCGAAGGATGTTCATTCAATGATGCACTTTTGATTCATTAGTGTGTTGTAAAACTTATATATGCTCTTAATCAATTGAATGCAAATTAATCTACAATTTAGAGGCACTTAATTAAAGTACGCTAGGCACTATGGACTGGAtccagtaaatggcactgaaaatagGGTGCAAAAAATAGGCGCTGAAAGCAACTCTATGAAGGGtatgcatgctatatagaatcctgcttAGGCATAAATCTGCACCTAATTATTGGGTGccggacttacgcctgctgaaagcaGATATAAATGCCAGTGCCTAACTTAGGGGGAAATGCACTAAACTTACCAGGCCTGcaacctggttttttttttaccagttccAGCCAGTTAAGTGCGCATATTATTCAGCGGGAGGTACACAAAGGGGCTCTACGGACTTTTTGACATGTGTGACAGCAGACAATGGGTACAGCAAGCTAATTCATTTAAATGAGCTGATCTATGTTCACGCGTGCATTCTGAgtgatgcacagctgttttcccAGCGATacacagaagcagcccctactTTTCATGAGGAAAATTTTACAGGAGGTCAGGGGCAGTTGTTGCAACCTTACACGGGCTGCCTACTTCTGTATTTCCTTCAAATGTTCCCATCTCGGCAGATTTCAAGGAAAAGCATGTCACCCTTTATTGCTGGTCTGATCAAAGGCAGGTACAATTACCCTGAATACTTAGGGAAAGACATCAGGATCCAGTAGTAAAAATTCTTTAGCCAGATATAAAAGGGcagaagtagcagtagtagtaatcccGTTCTCTTCACcggtcctgctcctctttctccttctcctgcaAGATAGTTGTTCCTCCCACCCTGATCTCCTGCAGCCAGTCAGGAGTGAGTTCTCTGACCTCCTGCAACCAATCAGAAGTGAGTTCTGTGATTTGCTTTCTGTAGTCGGACTGGCAATCCTGAGGAACAGTAGAAGTGGATCTGTTCCCTTTCTCTTACGTTTTTTTCTAGTTTCTCTTACTGCCATACAGACTGTCCTCATACATGCAGCTTATATGCATGTTCGAAAGCCGTGTGTAGTACACATtgttctgagcatgcacagagcattCAGGCTTAGtgattggctgttctgcacatgcacAGCTTAGTGACTGTTAAGCTGCCCGGTTTTTGTGAACAGCTCATTTGCACTTGATTTTTGTTGTGCATTGCTcactatttatttgctgcatatgtatcccacattttcccacctctttgcaggctcaatgtggcttacattatgccgccatGAAAATCATCATTAACGGTATGAGAAGAACAGAGCATAGTTTCAATTAAGATACATGAGATATCAAGAGAATTagagtaaagaaataattaatacattacAGATATGCAAAAAGTTGGATAGAGTATAGCGAATAATTAATAAcagtgtgattaaagtaaccaatttAAGGTATTCAGTACTGATTAGTTCTGATACAGATGTGAAATGAGACTTTTATGAAGGTTTATTATTATAAGTCTCGTTGAATAAGTTTGTTTTCAGTTACCTCCAAAAGGCTGTCAGATCATGTGTTGTTTTCAAGGCATTCGGCAATGCATTCCAACGTTGCAttcagatgtaggagaagctggatgcatataatgatttCTACCTTGAAATAGCGATCGGTGCTTTACAGGAATTTCTTAGGCCCTGGGGATCCACTTAATTCTGTAATAATGCAGATACGTTTTGGGAACACCTCCAACACACCTTGACTATGCCCTATTGCTATTAAATGGCTTTGATTAGAAGTTACATGGGCATCTGCATGTGCACTATTCTAAAAGCAACTGTGTTCCCACTTTTCTAATGTGTATTTGAAAAGGGGATATAGCCAGGGGCATGTCAGgatttctgaaaatctggatagAAGGTAAAATGAGCTAACAACTAACCTACATTTTTGTCCTTTTCACACTTCTACAGAATTCAAGTGCATATTTGTTTCAGTTGTGCCAACTATATCTTTATTCTATAATAAACCAAAAGATTAAGATGATGTCAACAATGAAGATGGAGAACAAGACAGTGACCACAGGATTCACTCTTTTGGGCTTCTCTGAATATTCTCACCAGCAGGTCCTCATTTCCATAATGGTTTTACTGGCCTTCTTTATCTCTGTCTTGGGAAATTTTGGGTTTTTAATATTAATGTTCTTTGATCATCATCTCCACAAACCTATGTACTTCTTCCTCAGCAGTTTGTCCTTCTTAGATATCTGTAACACCACAGTCACTATCTCAACGTTACTGGACAACCTGTTCACAGGAAACACATACATTTCCTTTTCTCTGTGCATGACACAGCTCTACTTTTTCATGAGTTTTGAATGTGCAGAATTTGTTCTCCTCACCGCCATGGCCTATGATCGCTATGTGGCAATCTGCCACCCACTGCGCTATGCATTCATGATGGATACAAAAATATGTAGTTCACTCATCGCTGCATCATGGATTGCTGGTGCTCTGGATGCACTTCCTATACAGGTTTCAATATCTCAGTTCTCTTTCTGCAGTTTTCATCAAATTAATCATTTCTTCTGTGACCCAAATGTACTGATAAAACTCTCCTGCAGTGATTTGTACATCCTTGAAATTCTGATAATAATTGAAGGGATAGTTGTGACTGTTCTTCCCTGTACATTAACCCTAGTATCGTATACTTGTATTATCAAATCCATCTTGAAAATCCGATCTACAGAAAGTAGAAGCAAAGCCTTCTCCACCTGTTCCTCTCACCTCATTGTAGTTATTATATTCTACGTGACTTTGACATGTATGTATATGAGACCACCCTCATTGTACTCACCAGGCCTAGACAAACTGTTCTCTCTTCTGTACACAGTTTTAATTCCAATGTTAAATCCAATAATTTATAGTCTGAGAAATCAAGAAGTAAAAAATGCTGTAAGAAAAGTCAGGTTTAGAAAGCAATAATGAAGAGCCAAATAATTTGTTATTCTTTTTATAAAATCATACTTGGTTCTAGAATTAAAACACTCTTGTGacatttattaaatttttttcttGACCTTGAGATCAAGATTCAGAAGAAATAAAGTATATCTCAGTCTTCTTTTATAAATTTCTTGATCAGTATTTGCAAGCTGATCCTCAGCACAAACCTAGATAGTCAGATATTCAAGATATGcaaaattaatatgcatgagacataTGTATACTcattgcatattcattctggttatcctgaaaacccaactgcctGGCTGTTTGtaaagggctgggttgagaaccaatgTTCTAGATTGATACTTATGATTAGAAGCCCTCTATCCCCTTAACTAAACATAGAAAAATTAATGGCTTGCATATAAAGTCATTTTACTAAGAGGTCAAtactcaaa is drawn from Microcaecilia unicolor chromosome 14, aMicUni1.1, whole genome shotgun sequence and contains these coding sequences:
- the LOC115458205 gene encoding olfactory receptor 2M4-like, yielding MAYDRYVAICHPLRYAFMMDTKICSSLIAASWIAGALDALPIQVSISQFSFCSFHQINHFFCDPNVLIKLSCSDLYILEILIIIEGIVVTVLPCTLTLVSYTCIIKSILKIRSTESRSKAFSTCSSHLIVVIIFYVTLTCMYMRPPSLYSPGLDKLFSLLYTVLIPMLNPIIYSLRNQEVKNAVRKVRFRKQ